The Nocardia arthritidis genome has a window encoding:
- a CDS encoding alpha/beta fold hydrolase, translating to MLEAINIPTAAGTFDALSSGAPGGREVLLLHGFPESAAAWEFQLTALGGGGCHAVAPNQRGYSPGVRPERVAEYRLEELVGDVAAIADELDWRRFDLVGHDWGAYVAWAFAAEQPERVRSLTAVSVPHPAAFLKAIAEDEDQAQRSAYMQLLRQPRVAERTLLADDCAALRKAFEWKVPQERIEEHVGRLGQQEALTAALNWYRAMHLSGPVGKVEVPTLYVWGTEDSAVGSTAALAAEGYVRGPYRFEMLEDVSHWIPKEAPEALTRLIMEHLLAHRV from the coding sequence GTGCTGGAAGCGATCAACATTCCCACGGCCGCCGGAACCTTCGACGCGCTGTCATCGGGCGCACCGGGCGGCCGGGAAGTCCTGCTGCTGCACGGCTTTCCGGAGTCGGCCGCCGCATGGGAATTCCAGTTGACCGCGCTCGGCGGCGGCGGATGTCATGCGGTGGCGCCCAACCAGCGCGGTTACTCCCCGGGCGTCCGGCCCGAACGGGTCGCCGAGTACCGGCTCGAAGAGCTGGTGGGTGATGTCGCGGCCATCGCCGACGAACTCGATTGGCGGCGTTTCGATTTGGTCGGCCACGATTGGGGCGCGTATGTCGCGTGGGCGTTCGCGGCCGAACAGCCGGAGCGGGTCCGCAGCCTCACCGCGGTTTCGGTGCCGCACCCCGCCGCCTTCCTGAAGGCCATCGCGGAGGACGAGGATCAGGCCCAGCGGTCCGCGTACATGCAGCTGCTGAGGCAGCCGCGGGTGGCCGAGCGGACACTGCTCGCCGACGACTGCGCCGCACTGCGCAAAGCCTTCGAATGGAAGGTTCCGCAGGAGCGGATCGAGGAGCACGTCGGCCGGTTGGGGCAGCAGGAGGCGCTGACCGCCGCGCTGAACTGGTACCGCGCAATGCATTTGAGCGGTCCGGTCGGGAAGGTCGAGGTGCCGACGCTATATGTCTGGGGCACCGAGGATTCCGCCGTCGGGTCGACCGCCGCGCTGGCCGCGGAAGGATATGTCCGCGGGCCGTATCGATTCGAGATGCTGGAGGACGTCTCGCACTGGATCCCGAAGGAGGCGCCCGAGGCGTTGACCCGGTTGATAATGGAACATCTACTGGCGCATCGGGTTTGA